Proteins from one Cellulosilyticum lentocellum DSM 5427 genomic window:
- a CDS encoding helix-turn-helix domain-containing protein produces MNRATHLCRIPCNSLPLVGEADFGLSLKPMVHCDRIAEFNVLIYVLKGGMQIVEDGTIYELSPHTLFFLKSGVHHWGEKHFESGTAWYYIHFYNNEPPLNMPQLKNNRIYGGPKYLSPSDFNCYITVPKLLNLPIGNEFEKEIEKLIDLFKSAVATDMIRANVMLWEILLHSFDIAQGKVESSKEDRRTQSVIDFLEQNYCRNFTAEELGKAVGLTYKYIGTLFKVKTGMTIKEYQLMLRMRKAERLLCETEMSVAEIASETGFYDTFYFSKIFKRKNEISPLKFRNVYVPRI; encoded by the coding sequence ATGAATAGAGCGACTCACCTTTGTCGTATTCCGTGTAATTCGTTGCCACTAGTGGGTGAAGCAGATTTTGGGCTTTCTCTCAAACCAATGGTGCATTGCGATAGAATTGCAGAATTTAATGTTCTTATTTATGTACTAAAAGGCGGTATGCAAATAGTGGAAGATGGCACTATATATGAATTATCGCCTCATACTTTATTTTTCTTAAAGAGTGGCGTGCATCATTGGGGAGAAAAGCATTTTGAAAGTGGGACAGCATGGTATTATATACATTTTTATAATAATGAACCCCCTTTAAATATGCCACAGCTGAAAAATAATAGGATTTATGGTGGTCCTAAATATTTATCACCATCGGATTTCAATTGCTATATAACCGTTCCTAAGCTTTTAAATTTACCAATTGGCAATGAATTTGAAAAGGAAATTGAAAAATTGATTGATTTGTTTAAGTCAGCAGTTGCAACGGATATGATTAGAGCAAATGTCATGTTGTGGGAAATTCTCCTGCATAGCTTTGATATTGCACAAGGCAAAGTTGAAAGTTCAAAAGAGGATAGGCGAACACAAAGTGTCATTGATTTCCTTGAGCAGAATTACTGTCGGAATTTTACTGCTGAGGAACTTGGAAAAGCAGTTGGATTGACGTACAAGTATATTGGCACCCTATTTAAAGTGAAAACAGGTATGACGATTAAAGAATATCAATTAATGCTGAGAATGAGGAAAGCAGAGCGGTTACTATGTGAAACAGAAATGTCAGTAGCGGAAATTGCAAGTGAAACCGGGTTTTATGATACATTTTATTTCAGCAAAATATTCAAGCGCAAAAATGAAATATCTCCTCTAAAATTTAGAAATGTTTATGTCCCAAGGATTTAA